AGACCGCGCTGACCCCGGACCGGAGGTTCTCCGGCAGCGGCGGCACCGACCCCGCGCTCTCCGCCACCGGCCTCGACCAGGCCGCGAGGGCGGGCGCCTCCGCCCTGCTCGCCGAGGCCCCCGTGCACGCCGTGATCAGCTCCCCGCTGCGCCGCTGCCGGCAGACCGCGCAGGCCGCGGCCGAACGGCTCGGGCTGGGCGTGCGGATCGAGGACGGGCTGCGGGAGGCCGACTTCGGAGACTGGGAGGGCCTCACCCTGGACGAGGTCCGGGCCCGCCACCCCGCGGACCTGCGGGCCTGGCAGGAGTCGGGGGCGGCACCCACCGGTGCTGTCGAGTCACTCGCCCAGGTCGCCGAGCGGACCGCCGCGGCCCGCGACGCCCTGCTGGCCCGCCACCCGGGCCGCCGCCTGCTGCTGGTCAGCCACGTCACACCGATCAAGACCCTGATGGCGGGGACGCTGGGCGCCCCCGCCGGGGCGGTGCACGCGATGTACCTGTCCCCGGCGTCCTTCTCGGCACTGGTGCACACCGGTTCGCGCACCGCCATGCACCTCTACAACGACACCTCCCACCTGCGCTGATCCCAACCGTCCGCAGTCGAACCGACCCCGGGCCGCTGGCCGGATCAGGCACGGCCGGGTCCGGCCAGCCCGGACCGTGGCGGCCGGGGGACGGGCGGGCGAGAGTGGGGCGGTCGGCGAACCGGTCCGTCCGCGCCTCCGCCCGGACGGGCCTGGACGCCCACCGCCCACCGCCCCAGCGACGGAGAGGAAGCCATGGCCAACATCGTCTTCGCCCACCAGGTGCCCGACGCCGCAGCGGAGTTCCTCTCCGTGCTGGACCGGGCCGACGAACCGGCCGCGGTCGTCCTCACCGGGGACGGGTGGCGGTACGTCGAACTGCCCGCCGCCGACGCGGCCACCCGCGTCCGCCACCTCGCCCGGGCCTGCACCCGGCCCGGACCGGCCGCGACCTGGTCGCCCGGACAGGTCTCGTCGGACGACACCCACTGGGCCCACAACCCCGCCGACTGGCGTGCGGAGCAGGCCCGTTCGGGACTCGCCGCCGCCCAGGCCGCGGCCGCTGCCGGACCGGTCCGCCACAGCCTCGGCCACGCCGGGCACTCGCAGTTCCTGATCGACGAGGCGCACCCGCTGACCGAGCGCCAACTGCGGTCAAAAATAGTCCTGTTGGCGGACCTCAAGTCCGGATCGCTGCCGTCCGCCACCGCCGGACGCGACCACCTCACCCAGTCCGCGCCGTCCTGCGAGAGCTTCCTGCACCTCGACCGCGAGCGCGCCGAGCACCTCTACTACCTCGTCTACAGCCCCGACCCGCTGGTCGAGGTGCCGCGCGACCCCTGGGACTTCGCCCGCTCCCCCTACGAGCGGGAGCGGATGACCGCCACCCGCGATTGGGTGCGCGCCACGCTGCCGCACCCCGGGGCCAGCGTGGTGGAGGCCGGTGCGTGCGAGGGTGCGCTGAGCGAACTGCTCTGCGAGGCCGGCCTGGACGTCACCGCCACCGAACCCGCCGACGACTTCCGCGAACGGGCCGCCCACCGACTCGCCGGACGGGCCACGGTGACCGCCGACACCGTCGAGGACCTCGCCCGGACCACCCGGACACCCGCCGACGCCTACCTGCTCGCCGAAGTCCTCTACTACCTCGACGACCCGGCCGTGACCGAGTCGCTGGCCACCGACCTGCTGCTGGTCACCGCCCCGCGCGAACTCCTCGAAACCAAGCTGCGCCCCTACTTCGAAGGTCCCGGCGCGGCCTGCTGGCGGATCGAGTCCGAGCACGAACTGCTCGGCGCGCGCCTGGACTTCCTGGTCGACGGCCTGATGTACCAGCGCAAGCGCGGCAGCGTCGGCCTGGTGTGCCGCCGCCGCGCCCAGGCCGCCCGCTGACCGGCGGCCGCCGCCTGCCTCCCGTCTGCCGCTGCTGTCCACCGCCCGTCGATCGTCCCGGTCCCCGACCGGCCCCGTCCCGCTCCCACCGCCTCCCGGAGCCCCTCATGACCACCACCGCACCCGCCGGACTCCGCACCGTCACCTGGGAACTGACCCCCGAGAACGATGTCCCCCCGAAGCTGCACCACCAGCTGAACGCCCTGCTGCGGGAGTCCTTCCCGTACACCACCGAGCAGTTCCGCGACGGCCGCAGCTGGGCGGGTGCCCGGCCGGAGCGCCGGCTGATCGGCCGGATCGACGGCCGCCCGGTCGCCCACACCGGCCTGCTGCGCCGCTTCCTACGCGTCGGCGGAACGGACCAACTGGTCGGCGAGGTCGGCCTGGTGGCCGTCCACCCCGCACTCCAGGGCACCGGCGTCGGCCGGGAGATGGCCGACCGCACCCAGGCCGCCCTGGCCACCCTCCGGCTTCCGTTCGGCTACCTCAACTGCCACACCAGCGTGCTCGGCTACTACCTCTCGGTGGGCTGGACGGCACTCGACGGCACCGACACCCGGCACTACGAGCCGGACGACGAACTCACCGCCCTGGTCACCACCGCCCGGCCGATGGTCCTCCCGGTCACCGCCGCCCTCACCGCCTGGCCGGCGGGCACCCGAATCGAACGCGACGGCACCGAACTCTGAAGCGGGGAACCCCATGACGCACCGCCACCGACCGGTCGGCCGCCCCACCGGGACGGCCGGACGATGACACCGACCACCGCCCCGCCGACCGGCTCGGCCCTCGGGTCACCGATCGCACCGGCCGCCGGCCGCCGTCCGGTCGTCATCAGCGTCGCCGTGATGACCCACCCGGACCGCCTCGGCCACGCCCGCGCCCTCGCCGCCGCGCTCCCGCGATGGCCCGCCGCGGTCGCCGTCGACCCGCACCCCGCCGAGCCGCCCACCACGTTGCGCGCCGCCCGCGCGGCCTGGGCGGCGATGCCCGCCGACGCCACCCACCACCTGGTCCTCCAGGACGACATCGCCCTCTGCCGCGACTTCGCCGCCCGCCTCGACGCCGCCGTGGCCGCCCACCCGGACCGCCCGCTCGCCCTCTACGCCAACTGGAACACCTGGAACGGTGCGGCGACCCGGGCCGCCGCCCTGGCCGGAGCCGGCTGGGCACCGGCCGTCCCGGGTGAGTGGACCCCCTCGCTCGCCCTGCTGCTGCCGCGCGCCGACGTGCTCGCCCTGCTCGCGGCGGTTCCCGCCGACAGTGCCGAGACTGCCCCGGACGATGTCGTGCTGCAACGCGAACTCGCCTCCCGGGGCCGCCGGGTGCTGATCTCGGTGCCCCACCTGGTGGAGCACCTCGGCGACCGGAGCCTGGTCGGCAACGACACCCACGGCCCCCGCCACTCGGCCTGCTTCGCGGACCACGCCGCACCCGCGGAAGCCGGAACGGCGGCCTCGCCCCCGGCCTCGGCCGCGACCCGGCCCCCGACGTGGCAGCCGTGGGAGTCCTCGCCGTACCCCGCCGCCCTGCTGGTGCACCTGCACCGCGGCGAGGCGCACGCGGTGCTCCCCCACCCCGACGGGCCGCGCCACCTGCCGGTGCAGGAGTACCTGCGCGGCACGGGGCTGGCGCACGACGCCGCGGCCCGCCGCGAACAGGCCGGACGACTCCCCGGGCAGCCTGTCGATTACCCCCGCCTGCGCACCGAACTCTGGTACGCGGGTTACCTGTTGGGGGTGTCCGCGCCCCCTGACGGCCCGACCGCGGACGACCCGCTCGTCCGGGCCGGCCTGCGCACCCTGGCCCTCGGCGGCACCAACAGCCTCGGGCCGGTGCACCGCTGGGCGGTCCGCCACGCCGACCGGCTGACCGACCTGGTCGCGGACGGCGTCGAGGCCGGCCGCACCCGCAGGCGCCGGCACGGCCCGCCGGCCGCCCTCGACCCGTCCGGCCCGATCCCGGCTCCGGCCGAACGGATCTGGCTCCGCAGGCCCGACGTGGAGGACCTCACATGACGATCCGACGCCTGGTGTTCTCCCCGCACGCCGACGACGCCGTGCTGTCCTGCTACGGCGCCCTCGGTCCGGGGAGCGCGGTGGTGACCGTGTTCGCCGGGGTGCCCGAGGACCCGGGGCTGCTCACCGACTGGGACCGCGCGCTCGGCGCCGCCGACTCCCGCGAACTGGCCCTGGAACGCCGCGCGGAGGACCTCCGGTCCTTCGCCCCGCTCGGCCTCGTCCCGGAACAGTGGCCCTACCTGGACGGGCAGTACCGGCCGGGCGAGACCCCCCGGCAGTTGTCGGCCGACCTGGCGGCCCGCGTCCGGGCCGGGGCACCGGTCGGAGCGGGCCCGGCCCGGGAGGTCTGGCTGCCCGCCGGGCTGCTCGGCCACCCCGACCACGTACTGGTCCGGGACACCGGCCTGGCGGCGTGCGCGGAACTCGCGGACGAGGGGCTGCCGCCCCGGGTGGTGCTGTACGCCGAGTACCCGTACCAGCTGTTCCAGATCAGCAACCACCTGCGGGCGGCCGGCACCCGGGACGGATTCGCCTGGACCAACGACCGCCCGGAACCGCTCGCCGCCTGGGCCGCCGAGCAGTTCCCCCGGGCCACCGCGGGGCGGCACCGGGCCGGGGAGACCCGGCTCCCGGAGATCACCGCCGCCGCCAAGGCAGCGGCGATCCGCGCCCACGCCACCCAGGTCGACGTGATGGACCGCCAAGTGCGCGGCCAACTGCTGAACCTCTCGAACCTGGAGCTGGAGTACTGGTGGCCGCTGCACGGAGCCCGGGCGGCGCTGTCGGACCTGGCCGCGTCCGCACCCGCACCCGCGTCCGCACTAGCGTCGGCGTCGGCATCGGCGCCGGCGCCGGCGGGCGCCTCGTCGGCCGGAGCACGGAACGGCGGCGGCCGGTGAGCCTGTCCCCCGCCGACGTGGCCGACCCGCGGCACCCCGGGGCGGTCGGTGACGCACCGGACACCCGGGCCGCCCGGCTGCGGCGGCGCCTCGGCCTTCCCGCGCTCGCCGGCCAGGGGCGGATCGTCGCCGCCACCGTGCTCGACGCGTTCGGCGTCGGGATGTTCGTCCCGCTGTCCTTCCTGTTCTTCATCCTGACCACCGACCTGACGATCGCCCAGGTCGGCCTGGGCACCAGCATCGCCACCGTGCTCTCCCTGCCCGCCGCCCCGGTGGCCGGCACGATCGTCGACCGCTGGGGCCCCCGCACCTCGCTGATCGCCAACAACCTCCTGGCCGCGGCCGGTTACCTCTGCTACCTGCTGGTGGACTCGCTGCCCTCCCTGGTCGGCAGCATGCTGGTGGTGCTCTGCGCCGAACGCCTGTACTTCGCCTCCTGGCCCGCCTTCGTCGCGGACCTGGCCGAAGGCGCGGAACTCGACCGCTGGTACGCCTTCACCACCGCGGGCACCAACGCCAGCGTGGGCATCGGCGGCGCGGCCGGAGGGCTGCTGCTGGGCAGCGGCTGGTCCGGTGCGGCCGTGTTCATCGTCGCCGTGAACGCCGCGACCAGCGTGATCGCGGCGTTCCTGCTGCTGGCCCCGCGCGGCACGAGAACGACGGCGGCTCCGACCGCACGACCGCCGGCTGCGGCGACGGCCTCCGACAGCCCACTCCAACCGGACCGGACGGGATGGTGGGACAGCTGGCGGACCCTCTTCCGGGACCGGGTGCTGCTGGCCCTGATGGCGGCGCAGACCGCCTTCGCGTTCGGCTGGCTGATCCCGACCGTGGTCCTGCCCGTCTACCTGGTCGAGGTGGACCGGCTACCCGCCTGGCTGCCATCGACCGCCCTGACGGTGAACGCCGTCGTGATCGTGCTGGCCCAGTCCCTGGTGACGGCCAGGGTGGTGGCGTACCCGCGGGCCAGAGTGATCTCCTGGGCCGCCGTCCTGATGCTCGGCTCGATCGCCCTCCTGGCCTTCGGCGCCGCCGGCCGCGGCCCCGCCACCGTGGCGGTGGTCTACACCGCGGTCCTGCTCTTCACCGCCGGCCAGATCCTGGCCGGCCCGGCCACCACCGCCATCTCGGCCACCGCCGCCCCACCCGAAGCCCGCGGCCGCTACCTCTCCCTCTTCAACCTCACCTGGGCCCTCTCCGCAATCACCGGCCCCCTCCTGGTGGGCACCCTGATCGAGCACCACCCCGCCGTCTTCTGGACCCTCCTCGCCACCCTCGTCGCCACCGGCGGCCTCGGCTACCGCCTGGCCGCCCACTGGTCACCCCCCACTGCCTGACCACCCACCCAACCCACACCACGACCAAGGGCCAGGCTGACGGGACAACCCCGGCGACCTGGCCCTCGTCACGTGCGCAACGGCTCTGCTCGCTGAGCCCCCTGTCGGGTTCGAACCGACGACCCCCGCTTTACAAGAGCGGTGCTCTGGCCAGCTGAGCTAAGGAGGCGCGGTGGCCGTCCGCGGAGATCCACGGCGGCACCAGTGGGCAGTGTACCGGGCGGGGGCGCGGGGGGTGGGGTGGTTGTGCGGGAGGGGGTGTGACCGGATCGATGCCAACTCGGGGGCGGCAGAGGGCTGACAAAAGGATGAACTGCCAGGTAGCGTCGCGGAGAGCCGGGCCCGGCACCAGTGGTTCAGACCAGTGGGGAGTTGCCGGGGCGGCGGCGAGAACATCCACCTTTACTCGGATCGTCCGGCACGTTCCTGCCGGTGAAGGAGCGAAGCACCATGGCTTCTGTGACGTACGACAAGGCCACCCGTGTGTACCCGGGTGCCGACAAGCCCTCCGTCGACCAGCTCGACCTGGAGATCGCGGACGGCGAGTTCCTCGTCCTGGTCGGTCCCTCCGGCTGCGGCAAGTCGACCTCGCTGCGCATGCTGGCCGGCCTGGAGGACGTGAACGAGGGCGCCATCCGCATCGGCGACCGCGACGTGACCCACCTGCCGCCGAAGGACCGGGACATCGCCATGGTGTTCCAGAACTACGCGCTGTACCCGCACATGACCGTCGCCGAGAACATGGGCTTCGCCCTGAAGATCGCCGGCGTGAACAAGGCCGAGATCCGCACCAAGGTCGAAGAGGCCGCCAAGATCCTCGACCTGACCCAGTACCTGGACCGCAAGCCGAAGGCGCTCTCCGGCGGTCAGCGCCAGCGTGTCGCGATGGGCCGCGCGATCGTCCGCCAGCCGCAGGTCTTCCTGATGGACGAGCCGCTGTCGAACCTGGACGCCAAGCTCCGCGTGTCCACCCGCACCCAGATCGCCTCGCTCCAGCGCCGCCTGGGCATCACCACGGTCTACGTCACCCACGACCAGACCGAGGCCATGACCATGGGTGACCGCGTCGCGGTCCTCAAGGACGGTCTGCTGCAGCAGGTCGACGCCCCGCGCGCCATGTACGACCGCCCGGGCAACCTGTTCGTGGCCGGCTTCATCGGCTCCCCCGCGATGAACCTCATCGAGGTCCCGCTGGTCGACGGCGGCGTGAAGTTCGGCGGCTCGATCATCAACATCGCCCGCGAGGACCTGGCCAAGGCCGGCGACGCGAAGAGCGTCGTGGTCGGCATCCGCCCCGAGCACTTCCAGGTCGTCCCGGCCGGCGGCCTCGAGGGCGTCGCGGTCACCGTCAACGTGGTCGAGGAGCTCGGCGCCGACGGCTACGTGTACGGCACCACCCAGGTGTCCGGCGAGGACAAGGACATCGTGGTCCGCGTGCACAGCCGCGAGATCCCGCAGCGCGGCGAGACCATCCACATCGTGCCGGTCGGCAACGAGCCGCACGTGTTCACCACCGAGGCCGAGGGCGGCAAGCGCCTCAGCCGCTGAAGCTGAACCTGACGCCGAGGCCGAGGCCGACGCCGACGCCGACGAGAGCACCGGAGGAGGGGCGCCGTACCTGACGGCGGCGCCCGCCCCCCGCTCCCCGCTTCTTCCACGGAACCCCCTGCCCACGGCGGTCGGCAGGGGGTTCCGGCGTTCCCGGAACGCCCCCGCGCACCCGGCCCGGCGCTCCCCGGACACTTCCGGCCGCGATAGTGACGCTCTCCGGACGCTTCCGTCACTCCCGCGGACGCGGCGTCAACCCGATGGCGGAACAAAACGGGACAGCGGTCACCCGATGGTGTAACGCGACGCGCCCGCCCCGCCACGCACCGCTACTCTCCTGTGCGTGAAACAGCTCGTGCGCCGCATCGCCCAGACCGTTGCCCTCACCCTGCCGGTGGTCCTGGTGACCACCGGCACGCTCGCCGTCACCCGCGTCCCGTGGGCCCCACCGACGGGCCTGGACCAGCAGGTGGTGGCGGCCTCCAGTGGCGACGGCACCATCGGCCGCACCGCCACGGCCCCCAACACCCAGGGCCTCGCCCCGCAGGACGCCCTCCGGGTGGACCTGATGGAGGAGCTGAAGAACCACAACCCGGGCACCGCCCTCGACCTGCTCGAACGCACCATGCGCGAGAACCCGTCGCTGACCCCGTACTGCACCGCGCTGGCCGGCGAGCTCGGCCGCGCCGCGGTGAAGAAGTACCAGGGCGACGCGAAGCGCGCCCGCTCCTTCGCCCGCCCGGTCTGCGACGGCTCGTTCGCCGCCGGCGTGGTCAACTGACCGACCGCGCACGGGAGGAGCGGCCCCGGCGGCAGCCCCGACGGCGGCACCGGCCCGGGCCCGAGCTCGACCGGCCGACCGCGCACCGGAGGTGCCCTCCCCCGACGCGGCCCGGGCCGGCCGGAGCGGGCCCGCTATCGTGGCGCGCATGACAGCAGACACCGGCACCGCCCCGGGTGCCACCGCCCCCGCCGTCACCCAGGCGGTGATCCTGGCGGGCGGGCAGGGCTCCCGGCTGCGGCCGTACACCGACGACCGGCCCAAGCCGCTGGTGGAGATCCCCGGCACCGG
This is a stretch of genomic DNA from Kitasatospora fiedleri. It encodes these proteins:
- a CDS encoding class I SAM-dependent methyltransferase: MANIVFAHQVPDAAAEFLSVLDRADEPAAVVLTGDGWRYVELPAADAATRVRHLARACTRPGPAATWSPGQVSSDDTHWAHNPADWRAEQARSGLAAAQAAAAAGPVRHSLGHAGHSQFLIDEAHPLTERQLRSKIVLLADLKSGSLPSATAGRDHLTQSAPSCESFLHLDRERAEHLYYLVYSPDPLVEVPRDPWDFARSPYERERMTATRDWVRATLPHPGASVVEAGACEGALSELLCEAGLDVTATEPADDFRERAAHRLAGRATVTADTVEDLARTTRTPADAYLLAEVLYYLDDPAVTESLATDLLLVTAPRELLETKLRPYFEGPGAACWRIESEHELLGARLDFLVDGLMYQRKRGSVGLVCRRRAQAAR
- a CDS encoding GNAT family N-acetyltransferase, with translation MTTTAPAGLRTVTWELTPENDVPPKLHHQLNALLRESFPYTTEQFRDGRSWAGARPERRLIGRIDGRPVAHTGLLRRFLRVGGTDQLVGEVGLVAVHPALQGTGVGREMADRTQAALATLRLPFGYLNCHTSVLGYYLSVGWTALDGTDTRHYEPDDELTALVTTARPMVLPVTAALTAWPAGTRIERDGTEL
- a CDS encoding PIG-L deacetylase family protein, with amino-acid sequence MTIRRLVFSPHADDAVLSCYGALGPGSAVVTVFAGVPEDPGLLTDWDRALGAADSRELALERRAEDLRSFAPLGLVPEQWPYLDGQYRPGETPRQLSADLAARVRAGAPVGAGPAREVWLPAGLLGHPDHVLVRDTGLAACAELADEGLPPRVVLYAEYPYQLFQISNHLRAAGTRDGFAWTNDRPEPLAAWAAEQFPRATAGRHRAGETRLPEITAAAKAAAIRAHATQVDVMDRQVRGQLLNLSNLELEYWWPLHGARAALSDLAASAPAPASALASASASAPAPAGASSAGARNGGGR
- a CDS encoding MFS transporter, with translation MSLSPADVADPRHPGAVGDAPDTRAARLRRRLGLPALAGQGRIVAATVLDAFGVGMFVPLSFLFFILTTDLTIAQVGLGTSIATVLSLPAAPVAGTIVDRWGPRTSLIANNLLAAAGYLCYLLVDSLPSLVGSMLVVLCAERLYFASWPAFVADLAEGAELDRWYAFTTAGTNASVGIGGAAGGLLLGSGWSGAAVFIVAVNAATSVIAAFLLLAPRGTRTTAAPTARPPAAATASDSPLQPDRTGWWDSWRTLFRDRVLLALMAAQTAFAFGWLIPTVVLPVYLVEVDRLPAWLPSTALTVNAVVIVLAQSLVTARVVAYPRARVISWAAVLMLGSIALLAFGAAGRGPATVAVVYTAVLLFTAGQILAGPATTAISATAAPPEARGRYLSLFNLTWALSAITGPLLVGTLIEHHPAVFWTLLATLVATGGLGYRLAAHWSPPTA
- a CDS encoding ABC transporter ATP-binding protein is translated as MASVTYDKATRVYPGADKPSVDQLDLEIADGEFLVLVGPSGCGKSTSLRMLAGLEDVNEGAIRIGDRDVTHLPPKDRDIAMVFQNYALYPHMTVAENMGFALKIAGVNKAEIRTKVEEAAKILDLTQYLDRKPKALSGGQRQRVAMGRAIVRQPQVFLMDEPLSNLDAKLRVSTRTQIASLQRRLGITTVYVTHDQTEAMTMGDRVAVLKDGLLQQVDAPRAMYDRPGNLFVAGFIGSPAMNLIEVPLVDGGVKFGGSIINIAREDLAKAGDAKSVVVGIRPEHFQVVPAGGLEGVAVTVNVVEELGADGYVYGTTQVSGEDKDIVVRVHSREIPQRGETIHIVPVGNEPHVFTTEAEGGKRLSR